A window of Acidobacteriota bacterium genomic DNA:
CGCATAGATGATGTCGGATAGCCCGAAAGGGCTAATGGCGCAGATCTAAGGCGCTGATAATAAGCCACTTAGATAGGTGGGTGGCACCTATCTAGAAGCTCCTCTACCGGCTGGGGTTGGCCTCGGCGTCGCCCTCCGGCCGCAGATCTCGGGGCGCCTCTTCGACGAGGCAATAGAGAGCGTCTTCCGACCGCAGGTAGATCTCGCCATCGGCGAGCGCGGCCGAGGCGCTGAAGGTCCCATCGAGCTCGTTGATCGCCAAGACTCGTGGCTTTTCGTCGTCGCTGAGCACCACGGTCGTGCCGCTGCGGTCGGTGATGTAGACCCGGCCGGAGGCCGAGACCGGCGAGGCGTAAACGTTGCCGATCGAGGGCAGGCGGAAGGTGCCGGGCTGGTCTGCGCCGGTGCGGGCGTCGAGCCGCGACAGAATCCCCTGGTAGTGGCCCAGGTAGTAGAGGGCTCCTCTCGACAGCAGAAGCGACGGCACGTAGGGGGTGCTCCGGGAGCGTCTCCAGGCGACGTTCTCAGTGTTCGTGATGTCGCCTTTGGCTCCCGCCAGGCGGATCGCGAGCAGCGCGCGGGTGTCATAGCTGCTGGCGGCGTAGACCATGCCCTGGTCGGCCACCGGCGAGGCCACGATGTTGGCGGACAGACCGGCGCACTCCCAAATCACCTTGCCGGTCGCCAGATCGTAGGCGCGCAAGCGCTTGGTACCGGGAACGATCACCTGCTTCGTTCCCTCGTGCTCGACGACGATCGGCGTGGCCCACGAGGTGACCTCGTCGCGCTCGACTCGCCACCGGATCTTGCCGGTTTTCTTGTCGAGCGCCGCCACGAAGGAACCCTCTTCGTGGTCCCAGTTGACGATCAACGAATCCCCGTGGAGGGCTGGCGAGCTGCCCTCGCCGTGACCGTGCTTGGTGTGCATGGGACCGAAATCGGCCTTCCACTCCAGCTCGCCATCGACCGACAGGGCATAGAGGCCGTAGGAACCGAAGAACGCGAAAACGCGCTGACCGTCGGTCGAAGGAGAGGCCGACGCCAGACTCGCCGTGACGTGGCCCATCTCGTGCGGCAGCGCCCGCTTCACGGTGCGCCGCCAGAGAACCCGTCCATCATCCCGAGCGATCGCCATCACCACGAACTCGAAGCGCCGAGTGACCTCGAGGTTGTCGTGCGCGCCTGGCCGGTGCGCCGCCACCGGCTCGACCGGCTCGCCGTAGGGGACGGCGGCGGTCACGAACAGCCGATCACCCCAGATCACCGGGGTCGAATGCCCCTTGCCCGGCAACGCGACCTTCCAGCGCAAGTTCTTTTCCTCACTCCACTCCAGGGGCGGGTTGGCATGCGGCGCTACGCCGGTCGCCAGAGGGCCGCGCCACTGCGGCCATCCGGTCTCAGCCTTCGTTGGATCCGCTGAAAGGTCGAATGCCGTCGAAGAAAGGCAGCAAGCGATGACGAGTAGAGCAGTGAGTCTTACCAAGAGTGGCCTCCGAAGTCGCCGACCTTCTCGAAGAAGCGTCGTGCCAGTCCACGGCGGCGTCGGGCGGCGATTGGGGAGGCCTTGGCCGTCTTGGCCGTAGACCCCGCGCGTTATCGCTCCCCGAGCCAAGGCTCGAGAGAGACGCGGCCGCTTGCAGATACCGCCATCGTAATGGTAGCTCGCCCCGCTTTCAGCTTTGCAAAGCGCCCGCCCGCGCTCCCCTACTCCGGCGCCACGCTCTCCTCGGAGAGATCCCGCAGCGCCACCGCCACGAACAGCGCCATACCCAAGCTGATCGCGGCGCAGATCCCGAAATGCGGCCCGTAGCCGAGGGCCTGGGCCACGAGGCCGCTCACGCTCGCACCCACCAGCGGCCCCACCACCGCGAGAGACTGCTGGAGGGTGAAGTCCGTGCCTCCGAAGCGGGTCGAGGCGCGATCCATCATCTGGGTATAGAGCGCCGCCGTCGCCATGCCGCCGGCGAAAGCGGCGGTCGCCGAGATCGCCCAGATCAAGGGCAAACTCGAGTAGCCAACGGCCGGCAAGGCGAAAGCGAGAACGGCCAGGCCCTGGAACGCTGAGAACAGAACCAGCGAGCGCTTGCGGCCGACGCGCTCGATGGCGGCCCCGCCGGCCAGGGCCCCAAGAACCGCCGCGGTCGAGTTCCCGACACCGACGATCAGGCCGATCTGGCCCAGGCTCAGGCCCAGATCGACGAGCATAGGCTTGGCCATGGTCAGAGCCATGGCATCGCCACTGCGAAAGAAGAGGAGCACGATCACCCAGGGAAGAATCCCCGGCCGCTTGAAAAAACGGCCCAGCGATCGGAAGTCGACGCCGGGCGCCTTGTCCTGGGCCTCCGGCTCGCGAAACGTCGCCACATTGAAGAGCGGAACGGCGAGCATTCCGGCCATGGCCAGGAGAGCCGCCCGCCAGCCGAACTGGGAGTAAACGAGCAGGATCATGCCCCCACCGATCACTTGGCCGAGGTAGAAGCCGCTGACCTGAACGCCGTTGCCCAGACCCCGTTCCGAGCGACCGAGAATCCGGACGGCGAGGCCGTCCGAGGCAATGTCCTGGGTCGCTGCGAGCAGCATGAACAGGCCGGCGAGGGTGAGCAGCAGGCCGAGCTGACGGCTCGGGTCGAGCCAGGCGATGGCGGTGATCGCCAACACCGCCAGAGTCTGCAGCGGCAGAATCCAGCTTCGATAGTGACCCCAGCGCTTCGCCCCCCAGCCATCGACCACCGGCGCCCAGAGGAACTTGAACATGAACGGCGCGGCGAGCGCTTGGATCAGGCCGATATCGCGCAGCGACAAACCGAGATCTCGACCGATCGCGGGAACGCCCTCGATGAAGAACCCCAGTGGAATCGCCTGCGAAACGTAGAGAGCCGCCAGCAGCGACAGCCGGCGAGATCGGCTCGAGCCGAAGGCGGTGCGGGCCGTCCCCGCAGTCCGGACGCTTGTCATTGCGACCGAACCTATCGCGGTTTGGGGCCAAGCGTGGAGGTAGCGCCGGAGGTTGAGGTTCTCGGATCTGAGTTCCTTGGCGACGTGGGATTTTCCCCTCCCGACTCTCCACTATGGATGGACGGACGGAATCGATATGGGCTTGCCCAGCCCTAGAGCAAATGATAAATTTTTCGAATATTCATTGTTTCGACAAAATTTCAAGCTGGTCCTTCGAG
This region includes:
- a CDS encoding PQQ-binding-like beta-propeller repeat protein; translation: MRWKVALPGKGHSTPVIWGDRLFVTAAVPYGEPVEPVAAHRPGAHDNLEVTRRFEFVVMAIARDDGRVLWRRTVKRALPHEMGHVTASLASASPSTDGQRVFAFFGSYGLYALSVDGELEWKADFGPMHTKHGHGEGSSPALHGDSLIVNWDHEEGSFVAALDKKTGKIRWRVERDEVTSWATPIVVEHEGTKQVIVPGTKRLRAYDLATGKVIWECAGLSANIVASPVADQGMVYAASSYDTRALLAIRLAGAKGDITNTENVAWRRSRSTPYVPSLLLSRGALYYLGHYQGILSRLDARTGADQPGTFRLPSIGNVYASPVSASGRVYITDRSGTTVVLSDDEKPRVLAINELDGTFSASAALADGEIYLRSEDALYCLVEEAPRDLRPEGDAEANPSR
- a CDS encoding MFS transporter yields the protein MTSVRTAGTARTAFGSSRSRRLSLLAALYVSQAIPLGFFIEGVPAIGRDLGLSLRDIGLIQALAAPFMFKFLWAPVVDGWGAKRWGHYRSWILPLQTLAVLAITAIAWLDPSRQLGLLLTLAGLFMLLAATQDIASDGLAVRILGRSERGLGNGVQVSGFYLGQVIGGGMILLVYSQFGWRAALLAMAGMLAVPLFNVATFREPEAQDKAPGVDFRSLGRFFKRPGILPWVIVLLFFRSGDAMALTMAKPMLVDLGLSLGQIGLIVGVGNSTAAVLGALAGGAAIERVGRKRSLVLFSAFQGLAVLAFALPAVGYSSLPLIWAISATAAFAGGMATAALYTQMMDRASTRFGGTDFTLQQSLAVVGPLVGASVSGLVAQALGYGPHFGICAAISLGMALFVAVALRDLSEESVAPE